In Deltaproteobacteria bacterium, one DNA window encodes the following:
- a CDS encoding DUF1501 domain-containing protein — protein sequence MRITRRRFLKGAAATTATLALSGWRRVPWRPGVAWAAGPADAILVAIRLYGGNDGLNTLIPLTGPNRVLYQTSRPALGIPTSALAATAVGTDALGHTYALHPSTQDGLWALLQAGKLAIVPGVGYPNQSLSHFLSEAIWYRADPVGIPATGWLGGWLDTLGLPPTAVPVVDVEGGYLTPLLRTSSTSVLAISDLPSFVFPVDDAYSPDDDAAKQGAFDDIYQSLASAPPPLDRIAAVGYATALKTAGYPHDTVDAPLLDAIDGNLGEDLKTVLTIIQAGVGARIFHVGIDGFDTHSDQGTVGGFQGALLGRLGRAMRAFLDSLDPITRAKTLIWTFSEFGRRIEENGYGNGAGTDHGSVAPMFVAGDAVVAAKIWGAYPDLANQDDDGNLVFEQTGTGEGRTIDFRDYFGTILKWLGVADPTTRLPASGGWSTFTNLGFLG from the coding sequence CTGGCGTCCCGGCGTGGCCTGGGCTGCCGGGCCTGCCGACGCCATCCTGGTCGCCATCCGCCTCTACGGCGGCAACGACGGCCTGAACACGCTCATCCCCCTGACCGGACCGAACCGCGTCCTGTACCAGACGAGCCGCCCCGCGCTCGGCATCCCGACGTCCGCGCTGGCGGCGACGGCGGTCGGGACGGATGCGCTCGGCCACACCTATGCCCTGCACCCGAGCACGCAGGACGGTCTCTGGGCGCTCCTCCAGGCCGGCAAGCTCGCGATCGTGCCGGGCGTGGGCTACCCGAACCAGAGCCTCTCGCACTTCCTCTCCGAGGCGATCTGGTACCGGGCCGACCCCGTCGGCATCCCGGCGACGGGCTGGCTCGGCGGCTGGCTCGACACGCTCGGCCTGCCCCCGACGGCGGTGCCCGTCGTCGACGTCGAGGGCGGCTACCTGACGCCGCTCCTGCGCACGAGCTCGACCAGCGTGCTCGCCATCAGCGACCTGCCGAGCTTCGTCTTCCCGGTCGACGACGCCTACTCGCCGGACGACGACGCCGCCAAGCAGGGCGCCTTCGACGACATCTACCAGAGCCTCGCCTCGGCGCCGCCGCCGCTCGATCGGATCGCCGCCGTCGGCTACGCCACCGCGCTGAAGACGGCGGGCTACCCGCACGACACGGTCGACGCCCCGCTGCTCGACGCGATCGACGGCAACCTCGGGGAGGACCTGAAGACCGTCCTCACCATCATCCAGGCAGGCGTGGGCGCGCGCATCTTCCACGTCGGCATCGACGGCTTCGACACGCACTCCGACCAGGGAACCGTCGGCGGCTTCCAGGGAGCGCTCCTCGGCCGCCTCGGGCGGGCGATGAGGGCCTTCCTCGACAGCCTCGATCCCATCACGCGGGCCAAGACCCTCATCTGGACCTTCTCGGAGTTCGGCCGCCGCATCGAGGAGAACGGCTACGGCAACGGCGCCGGGACGGACCACGGAAGCGTCGCCCCCATGTTCGTTGCCGGCGATGCGGTGGTGGCGGCGAAGATCTGGGGCGCGTACCCGGACCTCGCCAACCAGGACGACGACGGGAACTTGGTCTTCGAGCAGACCGGGACCGGGGAGGGCCGCACCATCGACTTCCGCGACTACTTCGGCACCATCCTCAAGTGGCTCGGCGTGGCCGACCCGACGACGCGGCTGCCGGCGAGCGGCGGCTGGTCCACGTTCACCAACCTCGGGTTCCTCGGATGA